A single genomic interval of candidate division TA06 bacterium harbors:
- a CDS encoding PorV/PorQ family protein: MFIKKKIAAALVILLLAGVAHAVTFSKVGMAGAQFLKIAAGARAVGMAEAFSAVVDDATSIYWNPAALAKVKQQEISFTHNNWLAETKHEFISYCVPMGGAGNIGFDITVLNMGEMEITNTENPDGTGEYFSCYDWQFSVGYGRNLTDKVAFGIVGKYIQQTIWDIKATAMAMDLGVSAQTGFRSLRLAAVMTNFGSDITFRGGHLETDAVYNNLPVTETSVQRVAYLAHASSLPLTYRLGSAYDLIDGASHKLTAALDYVHPNDGSEKQNIGAEYSFNKMFFVRSGLRIDIDARDDNNAYSPTFGFGVHYGFGMVKTKIDYAYADYGSLEAAHRIALALAF; encoded by the coding sequence ATGTTCATAAAGAAAAAAATTGCAGCAGCGCTGGTCATCCTGCTTCTGGCTGGGGTGGCTCATGCTGTCACTTTTTCCAAAGTGGGTATGGCGGGTGCCCAATTTCTTAAAATTGCAGCTGGCGCCCGGGCTGTGGGAATGGCCGAGGCTTTCTCAGCTGTAGTGGATGACGCTACGTCCATTTATTGGAACCCTGCTGCTTTAGCCAAGGTAAAACAACAGGAGATTTCTTTCACTCACAACAACTGGCTGGCAGAGACGAAGCATGAGTTTATCAGCTATTGCGTACCGATGGGTGGTGCTGGCAATATTGGTTTTGACATCACGGTCCTAAATATGGGGGAAATGGAAATCACCAATACCGAAAATCCTGACGGCACCGGGGAGTATTTTAGCTGCTACGACTGGCAATTTTCGGTGGGTTACGGCAGAAACCTTACTGATAAAGTGGCTTTTGGAATCGTAGGCAAATATATTCAGCAAACGATCTGGGATATCAAAGCCACAGCGATGGCCATGGATCTAGGGGTAAGCGCCCAAACCGGTTTTAGAAGCTTACGTCTGGCTGCCGTGATGACCAATTTCGGCAGTGATATAACATTTAGAGGCGGCCATTTGGAAACAGATGCTGTATATAATAACCTGCCGGTTACTGAAACCTCCGTTCAAAGGGTGGCTTATTTGGCCCACGCATCATCATTGCCGCTGACCTACAGATTGGGTAGTGCATATGACCTTATTGACGGAGCAAGCCATAAATTAACCGCGGCATTGGATTATGTCCACCCCAATGACGGGAGCGAAAAGCAAAACATCGGAGCAGAATACTCCTTTAATAAGATGTTTTTTGTCCGTAGCGGTTTGAGAATTGATATTGATGCCAGGGATGATAACAATGCTTACAGTCCGACCTTTGGTTTTGGCGTTCATTATGGGTTTGGTATGGTCAAAACCAAGATAGACTATGCATATGCCGATTACGGTTCATTGGAAGCGGCGCATCGCATAGCTCTTGCCTTGGCATTCTAG
- a CDS encoding TonB-dependent receptor — MKVKSLKVLLAAMMVSLIVSGVALGGTTGKISGVVVDAETKEPLPGAMITILGTPMGANTDIDGRYSIINIAVGTYSVKANMMGYEPQTITGLKAIMDLTTTVNFRLKPTIIEMEGTVVTGQRDAMQVRADITSTTKTVSTKEIENMAGVRSYADVVSKQSGVVSSEGGSSGATSGAHIRGGRSNEIAYFVDGLSTQDQVVGGSGAQINTNAIQEVMVITGGFNAEYGQAMSGVVNVVTKSGSSKHEGMLRYATNGILPKEDVLNRGYHGIEANVGGPVPLLKDFKYFVSGEINRYAYDREMYFYPNTQREFYSGQAKLTMDKSFFKVTLGGFVSRTQRGRNEGWSVNHDFDYNSAHKRSTLQKSQQFQATITHMLSKDAFYTANLAYFMTKTTNGVRKYNKEGYEGWFSDYEFKEFYARKFFTNPNSPLYNGDTTDGYATYYTSDPTLNPYGINGFFVGGDFPFPSQRQSEYALGKVDFTTQLNKLHQLKAGAETKFNKIKFHSVSYPASSDIREDGTVYYLFSPDDYTYYPFQANGYVQDKMEFKGMIVNVGVRMDLLSAHAKRPVDYEVLTPMDPLDPNAAHIEFVDSKAKYKISPRLGISFPISEKTAFRFSYGHFFQSPDLQYLYADINNTASQAVTRLGNPDLNAQQTVAFEIGLQHQFSQSFLMNLTSYYKDIYHLLGQENIVLPSGNYYLYKDTEYGNVKGAEIQLNMQFTRMLSGNASYGLSVAKGSSSWVGELSNYQYFSGTDWVPVQDYYLEFDQRHNLMADISLNTEKGDGPKLFGVRPLENFSVNLSSTLASGLPYTRTTSKGKKLEITNSSRMPWTTSTNLRLSRSFSIWRLNYNLVAEIENLFNNKNVNTVYSNTGDPIDNGALAGGLLEQYRQPITRYLDNDPRSPNPYYNYRADLNHDDYVSAEEHYYAALKSNEELSKHGANGFPYGVGRELRLFVSVNF; from the coding sequence ATGAAGGTGAAATCCTTAAAAGTTCTGTTGGCGGCGATGATGGTTTCATTGATCGTCAGCGGCGTAGCGTTAGGCGGCACTACGGGGAAAATTTCCGGCGTTGTCGTAGACGCTGAGACAAAAGAACCATTGCCCGGGGCAATGATCACAATATTAGGTACTCCCATGGGCGCCAATACCGATATCGACGGGAGATACTCCATCATCAATATCGCTGTCGGCACCTATTCGGTCAAAGCCAACATGATGGGGTACGAACCGCAGACGATAACCGGTCTAAAGGCCATCATGGACCTGACCACCACCGTGAACTTCCGGCTGAAACCCACCATCATTGAGATGGAAGGCACCGTGGTTACTGGGCAGAGAGACGCCATGCAGGTCCGGGCCGACATCACCAGCACCACAAAAACAGTATCCACCAAGGAAATTGAGAATATGGCCGGTGTCCGCAGCTACGCCGATGTGGTATCAAAACAGTCGGGCGTGGTCAGTTCCGAGGGCGGAAGTTCCGGAGCCACCAGCGGCGCTCACATCCGTGGCGGACGCTCAAACGAGATTGCCTATTTTGTGGATGGGCTTTCCACCCAGGATCAGGTTGTCGGGGGAAGCGGAGCCCAAATTAATACCAATGCTATTCAAGAGGTCATGGTCATCACCGGCGGCTTTAACGCCGAATACGGCCAGGCCATGTCCGGCGTGGTCAACGTTGTCACCAAGAGCGGCAGCAGCAAACACGAGGGCATGCTCAGGTATGCAACCAACGGTATATTGCCAAAAGAGGATGTGCTCAACCGGGGATATCATGGGATAGAAGCCAATGTTGGCGGCCCGGTTCCGTTGCTCAAAGACTTCAAGTACTTTGTCTCAGGCGAAATCAACCGCTATGCGTATGACAGGGAAATGTATTTTTATCCCAACACCCAGCGCGAATTCTACTCTGGACAGGCCAAGCTGACCATGGACAAAAGCTTCTTTAAGGTGACCCTGGGTGGTTTTGTTTCCCGGACCCAGAGAGGCCGCAATGAAGGATGGTCGGTCAATCATGATTTTGATTATAACAGTGCCCACAAACGTTCAACTTTGCAGAAAAGTCAGCAATTCCAGGCCACCATAACCCATATGCTCAGCAAGGATGCTTTTTATACGGCCAACTTGGCTTATTTCATGACCAAGACCACCAATGGCGTACGGAAATACAACAAAGAAGGGTATGAGGGTTGGTTTTCCGATTACGAGTTCAAAGAGTTTTATGCCAGGAAATTTTTCACCAATCCCAACAGTCCGTTATACAACGGAGACACTACGGATGGATATGCCACATATTATACCAGCGACCCCACATTGAATCCCTACGGCATAAACGGTTTCTTTGTGGGAGGAGACTTTCCGTTCCCGTCACAGCGCCAGTCGGAATATGCGCTGGGCAAGGTCGATTTTACCACCCAGCTTAACAAATTGCATCAGTTGAAAGCTGGTGCAGAGACTAAATTCAATAAGATAAAATTCCACAGCGTTAGCTATCCTGCCAGCAGCGACATCAGAGAAGACGGAACCGTTTATTATCTTTTCTCTCCTGACGATTACACCTATTATCCGTTCCAAGCCAACGGTTATGTTCAGGATAAAATGGAATTCAAGGGTATGATCGTCAATGTCGGCGTGCGGATGGACCTGCTGTCGGCCCATGCCAAGCGCCCGGTTGATTATGAGGTATTGACCCCCATGGATCCGTTGGATCCGAATGCGGCCCATATTGAATTTGTGGATTCCAAGGCAAAATATAAGATATCTCCCCGCCTAGGAATTTCCTTCCCAATCTCCGAAAAGACCGCCTTCCGGTTTTCCTACGGACATTTCTTCCAGAGTCCTGATCTGCAGTACCTGTATGCCGACATCAATAATACTGCTTCGCAGGCTGTCACCAGATTAGGCAATCCAGACTTGAACGCTCAACAGACGGTGGCTTTCGAGATCGGCTTACAGCATCAATTCTCACAATCATTCTTGATGAACCTGACTTCATATTACAAGGATATCTACCACCTGCTGGGTCAGGAAAACATTGTGCTTCCTTCGGGCAACTATTATCTGTACAAGGATACCGAATACGGAAATGTCAAGGGAGCAGAGATTCAACTGAACATGCAGTTCACAAGAATGTTGTCGGGTAACGCTTCTTACGGCCTATCGGTGGCCAAGGGCAGCAGTTCATGGGTAGGCGAGCTGTCCAATTACCAGTATTTTTCCGGTACCGATTGGGTGCCGGTCCAGGATTATTATTTGGAATTCGATCAGAGACATAACCTTATGGCCGATATTTCGCTTAATACCGAAAAAGGCGACGGACCCAAGTTGTTTGGTGTCAGGCCATTGGAAAATTTCAGTGTTAACCTGTCTTCAACTTTGGCCAGCGGCCTGCCCTACACCCGGACCACTTCCAAGGGAAAAAAGCTTGAAATCACCAACAGTTCACGTATGCCTTGGACTACTAGCACCAATCTGCGGTTGAGCCGGTCTTTTTCCATCTGGCGCCTGAATTATAATCTGGTGGCGGAAATCGAGAATTTATTCAACAACAAAAATGTAAATACCGTCTATTCCAATACCGGCGACCCGATTGATAACGGTGCCTTAGCGGGAGGCCTTTTAGAACAATATAGACAGCCCATTACACGGTACCTAGACAATGATCCCCGCAGCCCAAATCCGTACTATAATTACCGGGCTGACTTGAACCACGACGACTATGTTTCGGCCGAGGAACATTATTACGCCGCGCTTAAATCCAACGAGGAACTTTCCAAGCATGGCGCTAACGGATTCCCCTATGGAGTTGGGCGTGAACTGAGGCTCTTCGTCAGCGTAAACTTTTAA
- a CDS encoding DUF4388 domain-containing protein — translation MGLQADLSDFSLSEIIYFLSHFKKTGVLTVKAGSNFGEVYFDKGDTVHAILGDIKGPEAVFNLCLETLGEAKYTSGPKSPEVTIKDGAGKILEEGERRRIEMAEILKSLPPLDTVLARTAQAPEESAVTIRRSDWTIMALVNGKRDIRQIVTDSKLGMFEVVKTVAWLLAKNLVMDPKEMERLFKDKVNFVNLLLDEFGVKGTGVAPYLELLTATLTELDKGGRMARHLEFGADRLNIVPGPLSDVTKEEMIEIWERLSDAVHKKGLKEYGPMLGKHKHQTAQARSLK, via the coding sequence ATGGGCTTGCAGGCCGACCTCTCCGATTTTTCTCTTTCGGAGATAATTTACTTTTTATCCCACTTTAAAAAGACCGGGGTGCTGACGGTCAAAGCCGGCAGCAATTTCGGCGAGGTCTACTTTGACAAGGGCGACACCGTCCATGCCATTTTGGGAGACATCAAAGGTCCGGAGGCGGTGTTCAACCTGTGTCTGGAAACTTTGGGCGAGGCCAAATACACCAGCGGTCCCAAATCCCCCGAGGTCACCATTAAGGACGGGGCCGGGAAGATCCTGGAAGAGGGAGAACGCCGCCGCATCGAAATGGCCGAGATCCTTAAATCCCTGCCGCCGCTGGACACCGTGCTGGCCCGCACCGCCCAGGCACCCGAAGAATCGGCCGTCACTATCCGCCGCAGCGACTGGACCATCATGGCCCTGGTCAACGGCAAGCGGGATATCCGGCAGATCGTGACCGACAGCAAACTGGGGATGTTCGAAGTTGTCAAGACCGTGGCCTGGCTGCTGGCCAAGAACCTGGTGATGGATCCCAAGGAGATGGAGCGCCTGTTTAAAGACAAGGTGAATTTCGTCAACCTGCTGCTGGACGAATTTGGCGTCAAAGGCACCGGGGTGGCCCCATACCTGGAACTGTTAACCGCCACCCTGACCGAATTGGACAAGGGCGGGCGGATGGCGCGGCATCTGGAATTCGGGGCTGACCGGCTGAACATAGTGCCAGGGCCGCTTTCCGACGTCACCAAAGAAGAGATGATAGAGATCTGGGAACGGCTGTCCGACGCCGTTCATAAAAAAGGATTGAAGGAATACGGACCGATGCTGGGCAAGCATAAGCACCAGACCGCCCAGGCCCGCTCGCTTAAATAG
- a CDS encoding T9SS type A sorting domain-containing protein, with protein MKKSLILVLAVALMLGFAYQAQAAPKAMNTIEDNTSTAPRMGPAKINVVGNKAVLTSVVDTIQNIRTIMSASARNMVCSPGATLDNDTIQIAYLRGVAATYALWHAYSLDGGATWTNNLVDNTARPRYPAAVVGDNDEGNGIYRPLHMAYHRQNEMQMYYCREEGSLGDGLFTSYQISNSSDANLWIPNLNRNGSCMSVSGFDNGTLGTAWATFSNDMGTTWNPSRMVAYPTFGDWAFGPILMHYAHQESVIAFMPLPWMSFDLSGDANQPVYWMSTDSGVTFTGPIPIVPETLLPQFAGACWWYNYDAIMVDGVPHLAFDLTDYEGVLMGPNGSGMFHATPKDPSDYSQGWKVTRVTGVEDPITGDGVYAGNPSIGADASGNLFVSWCDNGHSTATNGILVAASTDGGDHWTLPYTVVEYDTLETYDMYPQEMSREVGTAVHIIACDGIQTPDAGGLGPLYHFSVPVTEILATGVGPLVNTPLIYSVGKPMGTGDTTLAPAGDSLYFSWSTGFGYGGIYEAQASQDSTFATGVGKYFTKDNEFTSVGMPATGKWFWRVNATLGTTSAWSDVYTFTYGGTSIDSLFGVEGQTQSKPVHSFALNQSRPNPVKGSAEIAFNLPKAGSYSITIYNILGQPVNVLEGRGNAGANKVSWNSCDKNGQKVSNGVYLYTLKSLGNTATKKLVVVR; from the coding sequence ATGAAAAAAAGTTTGATTTTGGTATTGGCTGTGGCTTTGATGCTGGGCTTTGCCTACCAGGCCCAGGCAGCACCCAAAGCGATGAATACCATAGAGGACAATACTTCAACTGCCCCAAGAATGGGTCCGGCTAAGATCAATGTGGTTGGAAACAAAGCGGTCCTCACCTCCGTGGTCGACACCATCCAGAACATCCGCACCATTATGTCAGCCTCGGCCCGCAACATGGTATGCAGCCCCGGCGCCACCCTGGATAACGACACCATCCAGATTGCCTACCTGCGCGGCGTTGCTGCTACCTATGCTCTGTGGCATGCCTATTCCCTGGATGGCGGCGCCACCTGGACCAACAATCTGGTTGATAACACCGCCCGTCCCCGTTATCCTGCAGCTGTGGTGGGCGACAACGACGAGGGCAACGGGATATACCGGCCCCTTCACATGGCCTATCACCGGCAGAACGAAATGCAGATGTATTATTGCCGCGAGGAAGGAAGTTTGGGCGATGGTTTGTTTACATCCTACCAGATATCCAACAGCTCTGACGCCAACCTTTGGATTCCCAACCTGAACCGCAATGGCAGCTGCATGTCCGTTTCCGGGTTTGACAACGGCACACTGGGAACAGCCTGGGCCACTTTCTCCAATGATATGGGCACTACCTGGAATCCCAGCCGGATGGTTGCTTATCCCACCTTCGGGGATTGGGCCTTTGGCCCGATCCTGATGCATTACGCCCACCAGGAGAGCGTGATTGCCTTCATGCCGCTGCCTTGGATGTCATTCGACCTCAGCGGCGATGCCAACCAGCCGGTCTATTGGATGTCCACAGACAGCGGTGTGACCTTTACCGGTCCCATTCCGATCGTTCCCGAGACCCTGCTTCCCCAGTTCGCAGGCGCCTGTTGGTGGTATAACTACGACGCCATCATGGTGGACGGCGTACCGCATCTGGCATTTGACCTGACAGATTATGAAGGCGTTTTGATGGGTCCCAACGGCTCGGGTATGTTTCATGCAACTCCCAAGGATCCCAGCGACTATAGCCAGGGCTGGAAGGTCACCAGGGTCACCGGAGTTGAGGATCCCATCACCGGAGACGGCGTCTATGCCGGGAATCCCTCGATCGGCGCCGATGCTTCCGGCAACCTGTTCGTTTCCTGGTGCGATAACGGCCACTCTACGGCTACCAATGGAATCCTAGTGGCGGCATCCACCGACGGCGGCGACCACTGGACCTTGCCTTATACGGTTGTTGAATACGACACTTTGGAAACCTATGACATGTATCCCCAGGAAATGTCCCGCGAGGTCGGCACTGCGGTTCACATCATAGCCTGCGACGGAATTCAGACTCCGGATGCCGGCGGCCTTGGCCCGCTGTATCACTTCTCGGTACCGGTTACCGAGATACTGGCCACCGGCGTAGGTCCGCTGGTCAACACCCCGTTGATCTACAGCGTGGGCAAGCCCATGGGCACCGGCGACACCACCCTGGCCCCGGCCGGCGACAGCCTGTATTTCTCCTGGAGCACCGGTTTCGGCTACGGCGGAATCTACGAAGCCCAAGCCAGCCAGGACAGCACCTTCGCAACCGGAGTTGGCAAGTATTTTACCAAAGACAATGAATTCACATCCGTCGGCATGCCTGCCACCGGCAAATGGTTCTGGAGGGTCAACGCTACCCTCGGCACCACCTCAGCTTGGAGCGACGTGTATACCTTTACCTATGGCGGCACAAGCATTGACTCACTCTTTGGCGTAGAAGGCCAGACCCAGTCCAAGCCGGTGCATAGCTTCGCCCTCAACCAGTCCCGACCCAACCCGGTCAAGGGGAGCGCCGAGATCGCGTTCAACCTGCCCAAGGCTGGCAGCTACTCTATCACTATCTACAACATCCTGGGCCAGCCGGTCAACGTCCTGGAAGGCCGGGGCAATGCCGGAGCCAACAAGGTAAGCTGGAACAGCTGTGACAAGAACGGCCAGAAGGTTTCCAACGGCGTATATCTGTACACCCTGAAATCTCTGGGCAACACCGCTACCAAGAAGTTAGTGGTGGTCAGGTAA
- a CDS encoding tetratricopeptide repeat protein, with translation MNHIHKVIAVSIKKNIISLALPGGFLLWWFVASFFPGRFTWGFDLLNHYSQGFRLAWFLSGMAMISALHFIPEPGSLEGRPSKSANILLVLLPAGLALYLLLRVKIPLLGDGILRSQEISAGRLFSLTEPLTTLIHGLLYRLLSVLGFQANLAELAYRITSMTAGITTLTLYIFFAKKNRDGRSFWPLIIILAGAGFNLIFYGYVESYGLFLAAVGWYLFLVREKIAETKPSFIPAVLAGLAAALHGSGIFLFPSLVYYWKIRSYFSTKAGLKRTALELLCFSAIPAAALATGFLLVSRPEMNTALSELPKSSLLPLWGGLWGYGILSPGHWLDMFNQFLLVSPAALLLLLWAKPVKGTIEGPAEKILVLAAAAGLFFIFIVDPKLGTARDWDLLAWPFTALLFLAVHRALARKLEWRSWAAAAVVSLWLFLPWVLVNASSERSLARYTSLLARDNRSSAYGYENLAIYYRDHHHPEKEEWAYRMAVDNDSLNPRHIYNYALSLSKNGKYRQSLPWFQRSLELDTRSAKRWNDYGAALINCQEPGPAIAALNQALVADPGNDQALYNLGVAYSMAGNWSAADSFFTLTRLTGYSDAWLYYYWGEVKLNLKQYPEAAEYLKNAIDAGVQEEVLFEEYQKALAAQRGKNR, from the coding sequence ATGAACCACATTCACAAAGTTATCGCCGTGTCAATAAAAAAGAACATCATTTCTTTGGCTCTGCCCGGCGGCTTTCTTTTGTGGTGGTTCGTGGCTTCTTTTTTTCCGGGGCGTTTTACCTGGGGATTCGACCTCTTAAACCATTATTCCCAGGGTTTCCGGCTGGCCTGGTTCTTAAGCGGGATGGCCATGATTTCGGCCCTGCATTTTATTCCGGAACCGGGATCCCTTGAAGGCAGACCTTCCAAGTCAGCAAATATTTTGCTTGTTCTGCTTCCGGCCGGACTGGCCCTGTATCTATTGTTGAGGGTCAAAATACCGTTATTGGGTGATGGCATCCTGCGCAGCCAGGAGATCTCAGCCGGCCGGCTGTTCTCCCTTACCGAACCCCTGACCACCCTGATCCACGGCTTGTTGTACCGGCTCCTGTCGGTCCTCGGCTTTCAGGCCAACCTGGCCGAACTGGCCTACCGGATCACCAGCATGACGGCCGGAATAACGACCCTGACCCTATACATCTTTTTCGCCAAAAAGAATCGCGATGGCCGCAGCTTCTGGCCTTTGATCATCATTTTGGCCGGGGCCGGTTTCAATCTGATCTTCTATGGTTATGTGGAGAGTTACGGCCTTTTCCTGGCGGCGGTGGGCTGGTACCTGTTTCTGGTCCGGGAAAAAATCGCGGAAACCAAACCGTCATTCATCCCGGCCGTTCTGGCCGGTCTGGCCGCGGCCCTGCACGGTTCCGGGATATTTTTGTTTCCCTCGCTGGTTTATTACTGGAAGATAAGATCATATTTCAGCACCAAGGCCGGGCTAAAAAGAACGGCGCTGGAATTGCTTTGTTTTTCCGCCATCCCGGCAGCGGCCCTGGCCACAGGTTTTCTTTTAGTCTCCCGTCCGGAGATGAACACGGCACTTTCCGAGCTTCCCAAAAGCTCGCTGCTCCCGTTGTGGGGAGGCTTATGGGGCTACGGAATCTTAAGCCCCGGGCACTGGCTGGATATGTTCAATCAGTTTTTGTTGGTCTCTCCGGCTGCATTGTTATTGTTGCTTTGGGCCAAACCGGTGAAGGGAACAATAGAAGGACCGGCCGAAAAGATATTGGTTTTGGCGGCGGCCGCCGGGTTGTTCTTCATATTTATCGTTGACCCCAAGCTGGGCACGGCCCGGGACTGGGACCTTTTGGCCTGGCCGTTCACGGCCCTGCTGTTCCTGGCCGTTCACCGGGCCTTGGCCAGGAAACTGGAATGGCGGAGCTGGGCGGCGGCGGCAGTTGTTTCCCTCTGGCTATTTTTACCCTGGGTGCTGGTCAACGCTTCGTCAGAAAGGTCGCTGGCCCGTTATACCAGCCTGCTGGCCCGGGACAACAGATCCTCGGCCTACGGCTACGAGAACCTGGCCATCTACTACCGGGACCACCATCACCCAGAAAAAGAGGAATGGGCCTACCGGATGGCTGTGGACAACGACAGCCTTAACCCCCGCCACATTTACAACTACGCCCTGTCACTTTCCAAGAACGGGAAATACCGGCAGTCACTGCCCTGGTTTCAGAGATCCCTGGAGTTGGATACCCGCAGCGCCAAACGCTGGAACGACTATGGCGCTGCCTTGATAAACTGCCAGGAACCCGGCCCGGCCATTGCCGCCTTAAACCAGGCCCTGGTGGCTGATCCCGGAAACGACCAGGCGCTTTATAATCTTGGGGTGGCCTATTCAATGGCCGGAAATTGGTCTGCGGCCGACAGTTTTTTTACCCTAACCAGGCTGACCGGTTACTCCGACGCCTGGCTCTATTATTACTGGGGTGAAGTCAAATTAAATCTTAAGCAGTATCCTGAGGCCGCCGAGTATCTGAAAAATGCCATTGATGCAGGGGTCCAAGAAGAAGTGCTTTTTGAAGAATATCAAAAGGCGTTGGCGGCTCAGCGGGGGAAAAACAGATGA
- a CDS encoding lipoate--protein ligase family protein, with product MNWRHINTGRADGAYNMALDLALAESVRSKSSGPVLRFYDWEQPTISLGYNQDAGQLDLEACRQAGVKVVRRPTGGRAVFHFNEFTYSVIALQDDPLLGGPVLNTYRIIAQALVAGLSQMGIDSELQRSHSAGNSVKDSPLCFAAAGRYEITAAGKKILGSAQRRIQGVILQQGSLLLAQDQNLAPFCCQGAEANATTAEELLGRKVGFEQAAGCMLQGFKSAWAAEFVQDIVTSAEQGETEKYLFQVNIL from the coding sequence ATGAACTGGCGTCATATAAATACCGGCCGAGCTGACGGGGCATATAACATGGCTCTGGATCTGGCTCTGGCCGAGTCGGTCCGAAGCAAAAGCTCGGGGCCGGTGCTCCGCTTTTACGACTGGGAGCAGCCCACCATTTCACTGGGATACAATCAGGATGCCGGGCAGCTGGACCTGGAGGCCTGCCGCCAAGCCGGGGTCAAAGTGGTGAGGCGGCCCACCGGCGGTAGGGCGGTTTTTCATTTCAATGAATTTACATACAGCGTCATAGCCCTGCAGGATGATCCTCTCTTAGGCGGCCCGGTCCTTAACACCTATCGCATCATCGCCCAGGCCCTGGTGGCCGGGTTGTCGCAGATGGGAATTGATTCTGAACTGCAGCGCTCCCATAGCGCCGGAAACAGCGTCAAGGATTCGCCGCTGTGCTTTGCCGCCGCCGGACGCTACGAGATCACGGCCGCGGGCAAAAAGATACTGGGCAGCGCCCAGCGCCGGATCCAGGGCGTCATTCTGCAGCAGGGATCGCTACTATTGGCCCAGGACCAGAACCTGGCGCCGTTCTGCTGCCAGGGGGCCGAAGCTAACGCCACCACGGCGGAAGAATTGCTGGGCCGGAAAGTGGGCTTTGAACAGGCGGCAGGCTGTATGCTGCAGGGATTTAAATCGGCCTGGGCGGCGGAATTTGTCCAGGATATCGTTACTTCCGCCGAGCAGGGGGAAACAGAGAAGTATCTGTTCCAAGTGAATATTTTATAA
- a CDS encoding roadblock/LC7 domain-containing protein — translation MAKDPAELVESVLKMEAVRHSVAVAKEDGTMVKASAGAPSNLGDVVAFLGSAAEVISSNLELGELSSVLAEGKDHKMLILPHETVYLGVDLDPALSPWWVLQPSPLDLLSESKMAEISEAEELLKQKMILVNLLLEEFGAKGDKAADWQEMLTRELKNVDPPGRLARMVAAGPGHITYNEGVKTDISKKEVGDAFEKLVNLTCKKAIASLGFVEVKQKFQTVISRLATEKR, via the coding sequence ATGGCTAAAGACCCGGCCGAGTTAGTGGAAAGTGTTTTAAAGATGGAGGCTGTCCGGCACTCCGTGGCGGTGGCCAAGGAGGACGGAACCATGGTCAAGGCTTCCGCCGGCGCGCCGTCCAATCTGGGCGACGTGGTGGCCTTTTTGGGCTCGGCGGCCGAGGTCATTTCCTCCAATTTGGAATTGGGCGAGCTCAGCTCGGTGCTGGCCGAGGGCAAAGATCATAAAATGCTGATCCTGCCCCACGAGACGGTCTACCTGGGAGTGGATCTGGATCCGGCCCTGTCACCTTGGTGGGTGCTGCAGCCCAGTCCGTTGGACCTGCTGTCGGAAAGCAAGATGGCCGAGATCTCCGAGGCCGAGGAACTGCTGAAGCAAAAGATGATTTTGGTCAACCTGCTGCTGGAGGAGTTCGGGGCCAAGGGAGATAAGGCCGCCGATTGGCAGGAGATGCTGACCCGCGAGCTCAAGAACGTGGATCCACCAGGACGGCTGGCCAGAATGGTGGCCGCCGGTCCGGGCCATATCACTTATAACGAGGGGGTAAAGACAGACATATCCAAAAAAGAAGTGGGCGATGCCTTTGAAAAGCTGGTCAACCTGACCTGCAAGAAGGCCATTGCTTCATTGGGTTTCGTGGAGGTCAAACAAAAATTTCAGACCGTGATTTCGCGGCTGGCAACGGAAAAGAGGTGA